One genomic window of Caenorhabditis elegans chromosome I includes the following:
- the C17E4.2 gene encoding Cilia- and flagella-associated protein 157 (Confirmed by transcript evidence), which produces MNPKISVYENSSNTLELTQLKAENEFLKHELVEQRNIFESMLGKEKFDLTLEIMLLKNQVEESFKEKKMILAFFDEKDSEKEQMVLKFTREIDELKEIIEDSVSDKLDYNEETKACHSEIERLEDELKNRKRDLRRSAREMKAMESQKDYLMTECVQQKQAMKRLESKNQKLLDHMTATSEGYQRLSRNNENLLKTNALLNEMIGRFMARDQRQVQEEETSVLKK; this is translated from the exons ATGAATCCCAAAATCTCTGTCTACGAAAATTCCTCCAACACTTTGGAGCTGACCCAACTAAAAGCAGAAAACGAATTTCTGAAGCATGAGCTCGTGGAGCAACGAAACATTTTCGAGTCAATGCTCGGAAAAGAAAAGTTTGACTTGACTTTGGAGATCATGCTTTTGAAGAATCAGGTCGAGGAATCGTTCAAGGAAAAGAAGAtgattttggctttttttgatgaaaaggaCAGCGAGAAGGAGCaaatggttttgaaatttaccaGAGAAATTGATGAGCTCAAGGAAATCATCGAAGACAGTGTTTCGGATAAATTGGACTACAATGAAGAGACAAAAGCATGTCATTCGGAAATTGAAAGACTTGAAGATGAATTGAAAAACCGCAAGAGGGATCTTAGACGAAGTGCACGAGAAATGAAAGCAATGGAATCTCAAAAAGATTATTTGATGACAGAGTGTGTACAGCAAAAGCAGGCGATGAAACGATTGgaatctaaaaatcaaaagctTTTGGATCATATGACAGCAACTAGTGAAGGATATCAAAGATTGTcaagaaacaatgaaaatctTCTGAAG ACGAATGCATTGTTGAATGAAATGATCGGCAGATTCATGGCTCGAGATCAACGACAAGTTCAGGAAGAGGAAACTAGTGttctgaaaaagtga